The Papaver somniferum cultivar HN1 chromosome 6, ASM357369v1, whole genome shotgun sequence genome segment CGAATTACTTTGACCTAGCCGAAATTTGTTTCTGAAATTTTCAGTTTACCCTATTTTTTGCCTAATTCAAGCTTCAATAACTAAATTTGAGccatacctgagtacccataaCTTCATCCTCTGGTTGTGgttaataaaatccatcatttgggTCGTTAGATTGAGTTTGGGGAAAAAAAAcattcatcatctaacaaataactcatacCCGGATCGCTAGAAAGATTGACAAATACACTAGGAGATGGAGGAAGTTTTGATTCATAGGAGGAGTTATCATCACAAGAATCACTCATATCATATTTACCGAACTGAAAATAAGATTTTTTAggtcacccatcttcttcttcatcttttcttcttcttgttcttcttcttcttctttccctcaataattccttttctaacaAACTATCCTATTAATCATACACTAATTAATCATACATTaactaatcactaattaatcattacactaactaatttaaTTATTAAGAACAAGTTTGGTATTAACAAAAAATTTAGATAAGGAATGACTCGAAATTACTTCtaataaccacaaaaaaaataaaaaaataatcccCTCGAAAATGGAgtgatgccaaaaaaaaaaaaaaatagagaaaaaaaaacgGTTTTAGAGAAGCCACTATTGAGCTGATACCAAAATTAGCATTTAGTGGGACAATTGTGCACTAGCCTGGAAATTTTAACAGGTTCACTGGATTTAATTGAACTGAAGTGTGTGGTGGTGGAATACTAGCACCAAGGATAAAAAACAACTCCAACATGTGTTACTCTTACTGCGGATGTTCACATCATGGTCCCAGCCATTTTGCTTCATGGCTGCTAACAGGGGGACCATTTTATTTTGGGGTGTACCAATCTCTTACCAAAATACAATACTAtattgtgaaaaatactagaatccCCTACTATGTGGGTTCAATATAttgaagccccacaaaatggatcatccactatcaactccatactttaggaaaatgatactgcttgacccaaaaaatcaaattttcttcagatctggcccataattaattattacgaattttaataatgacaacactaccctttactatatatacaagaggaatctcagtagatattttcatttatctattttctttctctctcttctccattctctttctctctcggtCCGGCAAAaattatttttaggttttgaatATCAGAAGATTAATGTTGAATCGcaacaatttcatcaacaaatctaACAAAACAGATAAGTTTCTCATCTCTATACTCGATTCAATTGAAATCTCGTCAtgtttttaacaaaaataaactTATGAATGACTGATTTacggtttcaaaaccctaattcatttgATTTCACTTCGAATTTTTGATCCGATTTGGAATCATAGTTTAGAtccatactacttttatcattcTCTTCAATTGGAACTAAGgttttcagagttttttttttcaacgAAATCTCTTTATTAGGATTTGTTACTGAAATTTTGATCTAATCTTAAATCTAATTTCAGATTAGTAATCATCATGTTTTTATATTTCTACCCATATGAGATCATTGAAATTAGATAAACTTCAATctatagtgattctttttcgtTTGTTGTAATCAtgtttaaaattttattttggatgatTCCATTCAGATCGAAGGAAAAGACCAATACGATTTTTCCTGAATCAACAGATCTCTAATCTAGGTAAGTTTTGAacgttgttgttattgttgttgctCGATTTGTTGATTTTTCATATTTAAACTATCAAATTATTTAGATTTCAAGTATGTTATATGAAATATTGATAGTTTCCTGTCATCAATTATTAAGAGTGTTCTGATCtgcaattttttttgtttatttattagtAATTTTGAAAGCATAAAACTATTACATGTAAGTaacatgaaaacatgatttaattTGTGTTATGTTGGAAGTTCCTAATGCTTGCTACAAGGATGCTTGTTTACGAGTGTTTAGATTATGGAAATATGAAGTACTGGCTTGATTTGAGGATGTTTgtactttgattttgatttgtcCGTAGTTATGCCTGTCATTTTCCTTGTTAACAGGATACGTAACTTCtgattacacatgtcatatgcatgtgtaacttctgattACACATGAATTTTGTATGTGTAGTAGAATATTACACATGCGTTTGTATGTGTGTCAGCAGATTTTAGTAGCACCGACTTGATTTGGGGATGTTTGTACTTTCATTTTGATTTGTCCATAATTATGCCTGTCATTTTCCTTGGTACCAGGATATGTAACTTctgattacacatgccatatccATGTGTAACTTATGATGACACATGAATTTTGTATGTGTACTAGCAGATTACAATGCGTTTGTATGTGTGTCAGCAGATTTTAGTAGTGGCAGTGCTTTTGGAGTAGGTGGTCATTTTTTTATATTCATAGAAATCTTGAACTGATTATGAAGTGGTATTCGTTAATGAATCATTTGAAATTTGTAattttcaggtgtctgtgtttgAGGCAGCTGTGAAGCATGGGAACAAGGTTCAGAAGATATCATGACTTGATTTCATTTTTCACTACTTGTCTCTTTCTGCGTTTGGTTTGCTTGGATATAAGCAACATTAACATTTTACTGAAGTTCACAATTGAATTTGTTTTTTAGTTTGCTTATCTTCAGTCTTGGTCTACAAACGAAGCTGTGGTGATTTTGGTGGCGGAGGTAcaggttttggaggaggatgagAAGGTAGTGGTGGTGGCCAGCAGCGGTTCATGTGTGTCTGTTGAAAGGTAAATATTGAGCAATATTcgtttccatttttcttttggcACTAGTTCATGTGTGTATACCGTATTGGTTCATTGTATTTATCAACAACATTAAGCATTGGTATGGTCTATTAGCTTTTGAAGTATGATGCCTTCAGACTTTACAAGTACGCAAGTTATATGAATGTGTagctgctagttacacatgctaagtagaactgtaactactagttacacatgctaattagatgtgtaaccgccagttacacatgctaattttatAGAGCTAGGTATGGAGAAACTGATCCGAATCGAAACCTACAGATAAGAGTACTGCTTTAGATGTGGAAGAGCTTGCTGACCAGTTGGGTCTAGGATCAAAATTCTATATAATTGGATTTTCTATGGGAGGCAAGGCGACTTGGGGATGCCTCAAATACATCCCTCACATGTATGGTTTTGCACCTTCACTTTTTATCTTTATTGAACTTCATTTGCTGAACAACTTTTGTTGCACTAGACATTATACATTTCTTACGAGTTTAGGTGTAAGACATTAGACATTTCTTTgcattatatggatgtgtaactctcagttacacaagtcagGTGCATCTGTAATTCTCAGTTACACTATTCAAATGCatctgtaactcctagttacactattaaaatgcatgtgtaactcctatttaCAGTAGTTAATCTTCTCACATCATGCATTCATGTTTTCTGTGTTCTGCTATGATACTAGAATCCTACTCAGGCatgtatgaataaataaaacGTATTGAGATGCTTTCCAGTTTAAACATCCCATGGGTTATTCTTAACCTCTTTGAAAGAAGTGCTTTGCTAAATGAATCAAATGaggtaattaattttatttatttttttgcacaTAAGCTTAATTGTTATTGTTATGTACAACTCTTGTGGCACAACATATTTTCCTTTGGTATTTCTTAATTTTTATATAGTTCCGTAACATTGATTGGATTCTTTTGAAATATGGTTATGTAGTTCTTTAGAAAGAATGTTGCATATGCACTTTCTCAAGGATTTATGGTGATTGTTGGTATCAGTGAGACTCTTGAATAACGAGGTGAGAAGTGATGATTCTTAGCTCTTTTATAGTTGAAAATGTGTGctttatatggatgtgtaactctcagttacacatgtCAGGTGCatctgtaactctcagttacacatgatatatgcatgtgtaactcctctttacactagacagatgcattTGTAActacacatgctaaaatgaacaaacttgcaaccaaaaaattccacatgctaggtatccaagtcatatgcatgtgtaactgtcaATTACACATGACAGATGCATGTGTAGGGAGTTACGCATGCTAAGATAGGTTATCATGTGTCTTTTCTGTGAtctttgttctataattttgCCTTACAATTGttgtataatattattttttttgctttttgttcatccaacctaatccatggatgtttattttgttgcagatatgcaagcattttggagtgaagaagacaagaaggaaaggcaaagatttaaacttcataaaagctaattgcttaaatgtggtaatggtctcgatggaattggagttgacgctgaatacacaaatcagatgcatgtgtaactctcaattacactagatagatgcatatgtaactctcaattacactagacagatgcgtgtgtaacttctcgttacacatgctaagaaattattgtaacgtatttttcataattttgggcttagttttaaattttatttaattagaggcttagttttaaattttatttaattaggggTTTGACAATATATGTAAGGGTATGAATGTCTTTTAATAATtcagggcctagatttaaattttttttaattaaggacctcgtattatgggttatccatgggttgggccttagcgtAAGTTTCCCTACTATATTTTGTCTTATATGTAATTTTGGACGTCCCCAAACAAAATGGTACCCCCAATAACAGTATTGACATGCTTCAGCACCACGGCTTCTCGTGTTAATTTGATTCGGTCAGCCTCTGCGTGACAGACGGCTGTGTACTTTTACTATTCTCCTAAAATAATCAAATCTGAAATCTATAAAAAGAAACGGAGAGAAGCAATTATTCActcacaagaaaataaaaaaaaaaatatccagagaaagagagagagatggCGGATTTGTTTGATAAGCAAGCGAAAGAATACTCGATGACTCGTCCAACTTACCCGGACGAACTATACGAGTTCATTACCTCTAAAACCCCAAACCACGACCTTGTTTGGGATGTTGGTACTGGCAGTGGTCAAGCTGCTGTTCGTGTAAGTATCTCTCTCCTGCACATCATAACAATAGTTATTtgtcaaaagaaggaaaaaaaaacaagcaaACAGAAATTCAGTTATATTTGCACTTACAATAAGATGATTGACGATTAACAGATTGATTATTTCGATTATTGTGTTCAGCTGTCAGAAATTTACAAGAAAGTTATAGCGACGGACACAAGTTCCCAGCAACTAGCTTTTGCCATCAAGAACCAAAACATTCGCTACCAACAAACCTCTACCAATATGTCTAAATCTGAACTTGAACGCGATGTTGCCAAACAAGAAACTGTCGATCTCATAACTGTAGCACAAGCCCTTCACTGGTTTGATCTCACAACCTTCTATCAACACGTAACTTGGGTCCTCCGGAAACCCCATGGGGTTCTTGCAGTGTGGTGCTATACAACACCTGAAGTGGACGATAATGTTGATGCCATTTTCCAGCTCCTATACAAAGAGTCTGCGCCTTATTGGGATCCAGCTCGTAAACTTATTGATGATAAATATGAAAGTATACATTTCCCGTTCCAACCTGTGGAAGGAATGGATCATACCGGTCCATTTAGGTTTGTGACGAAGAGATTGATGGATTTGGACATGTACTTCACTTATATAAGATCATGGTCGGCATACCAAACTGCACGTTCCAAAAATGTTGAGCTTTTAAGGGAAGAATTAGTTGATGAATTTAAGCGTGCTTGGGGAGGCAGTGGCATTATTCGAAAGGAGGTTAGGTATCCTATTTATCTCATGATGGGCAGGGTGGGGGATGAAGTGCCTAAATAGATTGTTACTTCGGCATTGTATTTATATTGTTCATTTTTCTTGGAGTAGTCTGCTTTATTTTTTCACGCAATTGTGTACTAGCTTATCTGGCCCGAGTCCCCCTGACTCgccgataacaaaaaaaaaaaaaaaattgtaacagGTTAACCCTTTTACTCATAAAGTTTATCATGTCACATTATCACATATCATTGGGGCACTTTTCTAGTTAGGGAGAGGTCACTTGGATCAGCTAGTGTCTCACCGTGTAAAGAAGGGAAACACATGTAGGAGTGCAAGACTGTCTAACCAATAATGCAGTCACCATGTAAAGAAGGGCAACACATAGGACGGATGAGCATCATATTTGGTAACAAGGGTTTGGACGCAAGAGAAATCTGCAACCTCCTCATAGCTACCGAGACCAAGTTCACTCGCATGAATCCCACCAGTTATAAAAGCTGACTGGATTCCAGCTAAGTTTGCACCCTTTATGTCATGGTGGAGAGAATCACCTACACATATACACTCGGAGGCATCTTCAACGCAAGCCATGGCCATTGCTGACCTATAGATTACCTGCAAATTGGATATAATGGTCAAATGACACAAAGCATAGGATAGAAAAAGGGGAAATTATTATCATCccaaatcaaaatagattttagAGGAAAGCGAGAAATTACTTTCATCTTCCCTTCCTCTTTTTAACAGCTTAAAAAAGTATCAAGAACCAATTACCAAGATACACACACTCAAGGGTTTTATTTCTAAACTGAATTCCTAAAAGAAACTTCATTGAACTCAAAGTTAGTGTTGGTCATGCCATATTTGGTTCCATAAATAGCAAAAGGGTTATTACTAGGTATAATTAGTAACAACTTAACTAAAGTTCAGAATAAGCAAAAGAATGTTAGCCTTTAAGTACTGTACCTTATCTGGTTTACCCATCCATTTCACTTCACCTCCAAGCTTTTCGTATTTTGCCGCCAGAGTACCTACGAATATCAGAGTGCTTATGTCATGACAACAGAGTAAGCATTGCAGACTAGAAAATGAACAAGCCAGGAACTGTGACTTATCCTCGAGGTATTTCCCTCTGGCGAAGTTTAAGATTGTAGTGCCTTGAATAACCATTCTACATAGATAAGTTAGTTTCTGAGAAATGTAAGAAACTCCATAGAACTTCCATTATAAAATTTCATACACAACGACATATATACTGAGTATATCGATGGGACAGAAACATTAAACATCTCGAGAATAAGATACTCCTGAGCTAATTTAGAAAAACAGCACCAGGGGTTAGATTCTTTACCAGGCATCACATGCAAAGATCTTGCATCAACAGTAACAAAATCTGGATTTGCAACCACCATGGGAATCTTCTTTACTGCACAACACTCTAATATTTTCTCAAGATCCTCGAGTTTCATGGGAAGTGATGTCCCAGTAGGATGGCCAAGAGCTTCAGTACCATGGACAAGAATAAACTCAGCATCTTCAACATTCTCCACAATGTGTAAACCTAGGCCCTGTATCAAGAATTATACATACGGCCTTTAATTTCACCAGACACCGTCTTGGTTGTATCATCAGATGGTCTGGGATTAAGTAAGAAATAACTTGTTCATATGCTTAaatataagaatatcttcttgtcgATAAGTATTGCAACACCCCAAACGCCTAGCTATTTATGTTTAACATGGCCTCGTCCAGACTCCTATAACCATTAAGGGGGTTACATAATTCGTGAGAAAAAATAAGTTCATTTCGGTAAAGAGGAATACCAAAGAAGTTTGTGCCTGCCAAGTGTCTACCATATGTACCTTAAGGAGCATGATGCCCAGGAGTATACAATTTACTTTTATCGTACACCAGACTGTATGAGAAACACAGAATGCACCCGGCCAAAGATATCACAATTCCTAAATTAGAACTCTTCtcacaaaaaaaattaatcaCAGAAGCAGTCTATCATAATAGATCGAAGATTTATTTTTCACTTAAAGAAAGATGTGTTTGCCGTTAAGGctggttatgaagtttttcagcAATATGTTTCCTGACGGATAAGTGACAAGACAATGAATTCAGATTAGGCTCAATGGTTGCACATGTCCAAATATGATCAACTACTGTAAGCATTTGAGGCCAAAAAAGCCAAGCTTTAGACCAAGAACTATAAAAAACCTATATGAAGACACTCAAACTAACAAAATCCACAGCTTGTGCACATAGTTTAGAATAAAGAATCCATTATTGAATTGAAGAAAATGACTATGATGGAGATTGACTTGAGCACCTACTCCACACTTAAACCTCGAAAGTTAATACTGAAAGTTGAAATGTATGTTTTACTGACAGTTTAAAATGTTCCAGTGCACACATCAATACTTGAATAACATCTGTATCACTTGTAATGTTGTAGTTATTTTAAGTCTCCAAAAAAAACAAGTAAACACGATAATGATGAGGTACTTTCAAAACCCTCCAACACGTCAGTTACCTCGAGAGATATTGCTCCACGATCACTCCAAGTCATGTGAATGCAAGATCTTCCAAGTGCCGCAAACCAGGAATCATCCCTCCTATGCCAGTAGGGTATAGATATGATCAGGAACAAGAATAAGAAAGAATGAGTATTTCTGCACTTTTACATTCTGAGGTAAGATACCAATGTTGTTCCGTTCAAGTGGAGCATATGAATAACCAATCTATCACATTTAGTGGACTTAAGAAACAACAATCTGGCGGGTTTCTCAAAGTATATAAATAATTAACAATCAAACATCCCTGTGAGACACAAATAATTAACCCATTTGAGGCAGATGAGACGGAATTTGAAATGTAGAGTGAGATTACCCTCCTACTGTTAGAGAAACCatcttggaaaagaaaaaaacataacaTGATTAGTACATTTTCAACTGTTAAAATTATTATGCTATACAAGATTTGAATCATTTAAATCAAATGAATATTTGAGAAGTTTTACCTCTGAAGATACTGATGTGTTAATTCTCCACTGGTGATAGCTCCAATGAATAGAGAATGATCGAATCCAAGGTTTTTCAGCTTCTCCATAGTTGTAGAAGCACGTCTTGACGAATTGCTAATAATCACCAACTTAGCACCATAATTAGACAGTTTTTCcactagaaaaaataaaataaatccaaATAATCAGTCTTATGATCAAAATGCTTAACTGAAAAATGTGAATTGAGTACAGATATTATAGGCTTACGCGTAGAGATGGCTCCTGGATAAGGTTTTTTCCCATCATGAAGGACTCCAAATTGATCTAAGAACCAAGCCTACAAACGAACAAATGAGGTATATTTGAAACCCATTAGTATTATGATTACAAGTTCCAACTTAATTAGAAAAAATGAGTTGATGTTGATTTTACCTTGAATGGACGAGTTTCTGCTAATTGTTGAATCCCACTAAAGCTTTGACACAAGTGAGGAACCTCATTTGTGGACATTGAGCATCTTGATATCATATCTTAATTTACCAGAATCCCTAAAAAAATCAATACTTGATTACCAAGAAATTTGATCACTATACTATCGCGTG includes the following:
- the LOC113287403 gene encoding putative methyltransferase DDB_G0268948, with amino-acid sequence MADLFDKQAKEYSMTRPTYPDELYEFITSKTPNHDLVWDVGTGSGQAAVRLSEIYKKVIATDTSSQQLAFAIKNQNIRYQQTSTNMSKSELERDVAKQETVDLITVAQALHWFDLTTFYQHVTWVLRKPHGVLAVWCYTTPEVDDNVDAIFQLLYKESAPYWDPARKLIDDKYESIHFPFQPVEGMDHTGPFRFVTKRLMDLDMYFTYIRSWSAYQTARSKNVELLREELVDEFKRAWGGSGIIRKEVRYPIYLMMGRVGDEVPK
- the LOC113287402 gene encoding uncharacterized protein LOC113287402, with the protein product MISRCSMSTNEVPHLCQSFSGIQQLAETRPFKAWFLDQFGVLHDGKKPYPGAISTLEKLSNYGAKLVIISNSSRRASTTMEKLKNLGFDHSLFIGAITSGELTHQYLQRRDDSWFAALGRSCIHMTWSDRGAISLEGLGLHIVENVEDAEFILVHGTEALGHPTGTSLPMKLEDLEKILECCAVKKIPMVVANPDFVTVDARSLHVMPGTLAAKYEKLGGEVKWMGKPDKVIYRSAMAMACVEDASECICVGDSLHHDIKGANLAGIQSAFITGGIHASELGLGSYEEVADFSCVQTLVTKYDAHPSYVLPFFTW